In a single window of the Phycisphaerales bacterium AB-hyl4 genome:
- a CDS encoding type I restriction-modification enzyme R subunit C-terminal domain-containing protein — MASIWKSWSDRSCGCDELNDQQLEEIEREFARQALKPFHNPRLREAVLTASQQSTEQVIDEISRDQLLDAGYSAAAKEKAQTLVSHFRQFIDEHKDEIEALKLLYSQPHRAGLRYGQVKELARALRQPPLSLNTDHPEQPLWQAYHALEPDKVRGQNKALVDLIALVRHAIEPATPLSILPGRSLIRDYYPPPSRWIDQTSNVTRIVNHDAILARIMHGPIEKTAFVCSNSVTTTEFDPHGGR; from the coding sequence TTGGCATCGATCTGGAAAAGTTGGTCGGATCGCTCCTGCGGTTGTGACGAGCTGAATGACCAGCAGTTGGAGGAAATCGAACGGGAATTCGCCCGCCAGGCCCTCAAGCCGTTCCACAACCCCCGCCTGCGCGAAGCGGTGCTCACCGCCAGCCAGCAGTCCACCGAACAGGTGATCGACGAGATCAGCCGCGACCAGCTGCTCGACGCCGGCTACAGCGCCGCCGCGAAGGAGAAGGCCCAGACCCTGGTCAGCCACTTCCGCCAGTTCATCGACGAGCACAAGGATGAGATCGAGGCTTTGAAGCTGCTCTACAGCCAGCCGCACCGCGCCGGCCTGCGCTACGGCCAGGTCAAGGAACTGGCCCGCGCCCTGCGGCAGCCGCCGCTGTCGCTGAACACCGACCACCCCGAGCAGCCGCTTTGGCAGGCCTACCACGCCCTGGAGCCGGACAAGGTCAGGGGGCAGAACAAGGCCCTGGTCGACCTGATCGCCCTGGTCCGCCACGCCATAGAGCCCGCGACGCCGCTGTCGATCCTCCCTGGTCGTTCACTGATCCGCGATTATTACCCTCCGCCTTCAAGGTGGATCGACCAAACAAGTAACGTAACTCGAATTGTCAACCATGACGCGATACTAGCCCGGATTATGCATGGCCCCATTGAAAAAACGGCCTTCGTGTGTTCTAACTCGGTCACCACAACAGAGTTTGATCCGCACGGAGGCCGATGA
- a CDS encoding GntR family transcriptional regulator, with amino-acid sequence MFIRIERASSIPISRQMAEQIRARCLSGSLKAGDRLPSVRELARELAVNQNTVLRVYEKLTGEGLLDRRHGDGTYIADRPPVRRLSGQVKQYRGDLEQIARRGLMLGLTPGELERHFKAAIQAAAGGLTSSGGTNEKKERA; translated from the coding sequence ATGTTCATCCGCATTGAACGAGCCTCGTCGATTCCGATCTCCCGGCAGATGGCCGAGCAGATTCGGGCCCGGTGCCTTTCGGGCAGCTTGAAGGCGGGCGATCGACTGCCATCGGTGCGGGAGCTGGCGCGGGAGCTGGCGGTCAACCAGAATACGGTGCTGCGGGTGTATGAGAAGCTCACGGGCGAGGGGCTGCTTGATCGCCGGCATGGGGACGGCACCTACATCGCGGATCGACCGCCGGTGCGGCGTCTGTCCGGGCAGGTGAAGCAGTACCGCGGCGACCTGGAACAGATTGCCCGGCGGGGGCTGATGCTCGGCCTGACGCCGGGCGAACTGGAGCGCCACTTCAAAGCCGCGATTCAAGCGGCGGCCGGCGGGCTGACATCCTCCGGCGGAACCAACGAGAAAAAGGAGCGGGCCTGA
- a CDS encoding DUF4838 domain-containing protein — MTLVDRGEARVVVVVADEPTAISLLAVDELVLHVEKATGVTLPVARESSIPDGYGSRLYLGNTKAAAAQGIDSESMEPDAFLLRTVEADLYVVGREDGLLVSKPVMYGTGSYGYSGTLFGVYEVLERYVGVRWLWPGDLGTYVPRTKAVVIDSLDEMVRMKLQRRQFGVSWIRRAVENYSSRMERIAFSEDGLRNYARDLEVYLRRHRVGGDRSHPYVDHRFHDWWSRYGKEHPEWFMMNKAGERTGPALCVSNPDLHRFIVDQAWDGSAEDRWHLNIGEVDVRVYCQCETCLEWDRPQPKGFAEYSTSNRYARFWKAVRDLAVERNPKALPKTFLYMNYTHAPTIDIDLSGIYGEFVPWFSGFNPYYPMPDREHAYLKQQWRDWSRTGITMAYRPNYLLGGYVLPHLSTWQAGDMFQFAYRHGMVGHYYDSLWGQWAVRGPMYYIHMRLSADPEADIEVLREEFFSSFGPAAKEVEAYFNYWESYSRHEAPRGGVDWHDPRRAHMAYPPEVFGPAERILDRAMSAARESASSEFSERVEFLQSGLKHTRLSLEFIGTLGHQGAIPRDDKERFRTVREAMERLVQFRRAHEHMYIADYVAAATIEMNRIDLDVLYEAFEDVRVDAASDSAEMPWGQWYFRKDEQGVGIKQEWFIADLDKTSKGIQQYDDGGVAYLIDRQYWMPVRVPARLSETPAGDYLGYGWYVTTFNMPKLWTEQSVRLRFEGVDEQAWVYVNGKMVGEHTVESENKPVEELWDRPFEIEVASESFIPNGENLLVVRIHASSGAAGIWGPVQVYVMDAEPAD; from the coding sequence ATGACACTGGTGGATAGGGGCGAGGCGCGGGTCGTTGTGGTGGTGGCGGATGAGCCGACTGCCATCTCGCTTCTCGCCGTCGATGAACTGGTATTGCATGTGGAAAAGGCGACGGGCGTCACATTGCCTGTCGCTCGCGAGTCCAGCATTCCAGACGGCTATGGATCACGTCTCTACTTGGGGAACACCAAGGCTGCTGCCGCGCAAGGTATCGATTCTGAGAGCATGGAGCCGGATGCATTCCTGCTGAGGACGGTAGAGGCCGATCTGTATGTGGTGGGCAGAGAGGATGGCCTGCTTGTAAGTAAGCCAGTCATGTACGGCACCGGCTCGTATGGATACAGCGGAACACTGTTCGGCGTTTACGAAGTGCTGGAACGGTACGTGGGGGTGCGGTGGTTGTGGCCAGGTGATCTGGGTACCTATGTGCCCCGCACGAAGGCGGTGGTGATCGATTCGCTTGATGAAATGGTGCGAATGAAGCTGCAGCGCCGCCAATTCGGCGTGTCGTGGATTCGGAGGGCAGTTGAAAACTATTCGTCCCGCATGGAACGGATTGCCTTTTCGGAAGACGGGCTCCGAAACTACGCTCGAGACCTGGAGGTGTATCTGAGGCGGCACAGGGTTGGGGGCGACCGCTCCCATCCATATGTAGACCACCGCTTCCATGATTGGTGGAGTCGCTACGGAAAGGAACACCCCGAGTGGTTTATGATGAACAAGGCGGGCGAGCGCACGGGGCCAGCCTTGTGTGTGTCCAATCCAGACTTGCACCGTTTCATCGTGGATCAGGCTTGGGATGGCAGCGCCGAAGACCGATGGCATCTAAACATTGGAGAAGTCGATGTCCGGGTGTATTGCCAGTGCGAAACGTGCCTGGAGTGGGATCGGCCTCAGCCGAAGGGGTTTGCCGAATACTCTACATCGAATCGCTATGCCCGGTTTTGGAAGGCGGTGCGAGACCTGGCAGTGGAACGCAATCCGAAGGCGCTTCCTAAAACCTTTCTGTACATGAATTACACTCATGCCCCCACGATCGACATTGATCTTTCAGGTATCTATGGAGAGTTTGTTCCATGGTTTTCGGGATTTAATCCGTATTACCCAATGCCCGACAGGGAGCACGCATATCTGAAGCAGCAGTGGCGTGACTGGAGTCGGACTGGCATTACGATGGCGTACCGTCCGAACTATCTGCTGGGTGGGTACGTGTTGCCGCATCTGAGCACGTGGCAGGCTGGGGATATGTTTCAGTTCGCATACCGGCATGGAATGGTCGGCCATTACTATGATTCACTCTGGGGGCAGTGGGCAGTACGGGGGCCGATGTATTACATCCACATGCGCCTCTCAGCCGACCCGGAGGCGGACATCGAGGTGTTGCGTGAGGAATTTTTTTCCTCGTTCGGCCCAGCGGCAAAAGAAGTAGAAGCATATTTCAATTACTGGGAGTCATACTCTCGGCATGAAGCTCCAAGAGGTGGGGTGGATTGGCACGACCCAAGGCGGGCGCATATGGCCTATCCCCCAGAAGTGTTCGGTCCTGCCGAGCGGATTCTTGATAGGGCAATGAGCGCTGCGCGTGAGAGTGCGAGTAGCGAATTCTCTGAGCGCGTGGAGTTTCTCCAGTCGGGCTTGAAGCATACGCGGCTGTCATTGGAATTCATCGGCACGCTCGGGCATCAGGGTGCGATCCCTCGGGATGATAAGGAGCGGTTTCGTACCGTTCGTGAAGCGATGGAGAGGTTGGTTCAGTTTCGGCGTGCACACGAACACATGTATATCGCCGATTATGTCGCTGCTGCTACGATTGAGATGAATCGAATCGACTTGGACGTGCTTTATGAAGCGTTCGAAGATGTGAGGGTAGATGCCGCGTCTGACTCTGCTGAAATGCCTTGGGGGCAGTGGTACTTCCGAAAGGATGAGCAGGGTGTGGGTATAAAGCAGGAGTGGTTTATCGCAGACCTGGATAAGACTAGCAAAGGCATTCAACAGTACGACGATGGCGGCGTTGCGTACTTGATCGACCGTCAGTACTGGATGCCTGTGCGGGTGCCTGCCCGACTGTCCGAAACGCCTGCGGGGGACTACCTGGGCTACGGCTGGTATGTAACTACATTCAATATGCCCAAGTTATGGACGGAACAGTCGGTGCGTCTGCGGTTTGAAGGCGTTGACGAACAAGCGTGGGTCTATGTCAACGGGAAGATGGTTGGCGAGCATACGGTCGAATCTGAGAACAAGCCTGTCGAGGAACTTTGGGACCGTCCGTTTGAAATAGAAGTGGCCTCGGAAAGCTTTATACCGAATGGTGAAAACCTGCTTGTCGTGCGGATACACGCTTCGTCTGGAGCTGCAGGGATATGGGGCCCCGTTCAGGTGTATGTGATGGACGCGGAGCCCGCTGACTAA
- a CDS encoding RidA family protein produces MDATIQPQCKAPVFPNGQDTSVAPYSPGLRVGPWVFVSGQGPLNFETMRFETDRGIEHEARLTLENVRSVLEAAGCKLTDVVKVTVYLQNMNDFVRFNEVYKQVFAEPWPARTAVQAVLGAGISIEIDAIAIAGCGSDGA; encoded by the coding sequence ATGGACGCAACGATACAACCGCAATGCAAAGCTCCGGTGTTTCCCAATGGGCAGGACACATCGGTCGCGCCGTATTCGCCGGGGCTGCGTGTCGGGCCGTGGGTCTTCGTGTCCGGACAGGGGCCGTTAAACTTTGAAACGATGCGTTTTGAAACGGATCGGGGCATCGAGCACGAGGCACGACTTACGCTTGAGAACGTGCGATCCGTGCTGGAGGCGGCCGGTTGCAAACTGACCGACGTGGTCAAGGTCACGGTCTACTTGCAGAACATGAACGACTTTGTCCGGTTCAATGAGGTCTACAAGCAGGTTTTCGCTGAACCCTGGCCGGCTCGCACCGCGGTGCAGGCGGTGCTGGGCGCGGGAATCTCCATCGAAATCGACGCCATCGCCATTGCCGGCTGCGGCAGCGACGGGGCTTGA
- a CDS encoding creatininase family protein, which yields MWWHETSWPTIDALPKDRPVVIPLGACEQHGRHLPVFVDTIQVTAIAEQVERRLAEQVIVTPTFWLGSSHHHLDFPGTVSVRPTLYTQVIQDVARSILRAGFRRLFFLNGHGGNEVPGAQALADLVATDDLADAAHLTFASWWQVGGQSLKADRHDMASPQITHACEYETSMMLFLRPDLVQQQLAQDVELVLDKQWCVTGGVKVFRRFHRLTDTGNMGSPSTASSEKGQSICNAVVDDIVAFLESFAGWPDLPAQGPVRQGGQ from the coding sequence ATGTGGTGGCATGAGACATCCTGGCCGACGATAGACGCGTTGCCGAAGGATCGGCCGGTGGTGATTCCGCTTGGTGCCTGCGAGCAGCACGGCCGACACCTGCCCGTGTTCGTTGACACGATTCAGGTCACCGCCATCGCCGAGCAGGTCGAGCGTCGCCTGGCCGAGCAGGTCATCGTTACGCCCACGTTCTGGCTGGGCTCGTCGCATCATCACCTGGACTTCCCTGGCACGGTCAGCGTTCGGCCGACGCTTTACACCCAGGTGATCCAGGACGTCGCACGCAGCATCCTCCGCGCCGGCTTCCGACGCTTGTTCTTCCTCAACGGCCACGGCGGCAACGAAGTGCCCGGCGCTCAAGCCTTGGCGGACCTGGTTGCCACGGACGACCTGGCCGACGCGGCGCACCTGACCTTCGCCTCCTGGTGGCAGGTCGGCGGGCAGAGTCTCAAAGCCGATCGGCACGATATGGCATCGCCCCAGATTACGCATGCCTGCGAATATGAAACCTCGATGATGCTGTTCCTTCGCCCCGACCTCGTCCAGCAACAGTTGGCACAGGACGTTGAATTGGTGCTCGACAAGCAGTGGTGCGTCACCGGCGGGGTTAAGGTGTTCCGCCGATTCCATCGCCTCACCGACACGGGCAACATGGGATCGCCTTCGACTGCCAGCAGTGAAAAAGGCCAATCCATCTGCAATGCCGTAGTGGATGACATCGTGGCGTTCCTTGAGTCATTCGCTGGATGGCCTGACCTGCCGGCCCAAGGCCCAGTCCGCCAGGGTGGCCAGTGA
- a CDS encoding dihydrodipicolinate synthase family protein, whose translation MGGPDVNPTKNLRGVLPVFQMPYHDDESIDYTTLDQHIDWIYEQGAHGLVFAMVSEVLRLSDRERRQVAEHLCKTNRDRGAVIISVGAESTHTACELARHAESVGADAIMAIPPVSTAIDEAELRHYYDRLANALTIPVIVQDASGYVGKPMSIDFQAALRRDLGDRIMFKPEATPIGPRLSALREATAGQADIFEGTGGIALVDSYRRGIVGTMPGGDLVWALAALWQALEAGDDQRTYRISLPLSSLVAIQTSLDSFLAVEKYLLQKQGVFPNTVVRGPRGYQLDEETRQEVDRLFDLLTASVYDMAGESA comes from the coding sequence ATGGGCGGCCCTGACGTCAACCCGACCAAGAACCTTCGCGGTGTGCTGCCTGTCTTTCAGATGCCATACCACGATGACGAATCGATCGACTACACAACGCTCGATCAGCACATCGACTGGATCTACGAGCAAGGGGCCCACGGCCTCGTGTTCGCCATGGTTTCGGAAGTGCTTCGCCTTTCCGACAGGGAACGACGTCAGGTGGCAGAGCATCTTTGCAAGACCAACCGCGACCGGGGGGCCGTGATCATCAGCGTTGGCGCGGAAAGCACCCACACGGCCTGCGAACTGGCCCGGCATGCCGAATCGGTCGGCGCCGATGCGATCATGGCCATCCCCCCCGTCTCGACCGCTATCGACGAAGCGGAACTGCGTCACTACTACGACCGCCTCGCAAATGCGTTGACCATTCCCGTCATCGTCCAGGACGCCAGCGGGTATGTCGGCAAGCCCATGTCGATCGACTTCCAGGCGGCGCTGCGCCGCGACCTGGGCGACCGCATCATGTTCAAGCCCGAAGCCACTCCCATCGGCCCGCGGCTGTCCGCCCTGCGTGAAGCAACGGCAGGTCAGGCTGACATCTTTGAAGGCACGGGGGGGATCGCCCTGGTCGACAGCTACCGTCGCGGCATCGTCGGAACCATGCCCGGCGGCGACCTCGTCTGGGCCCTCGCCGCGTTGTGGCAGGCGCTGGAGGCCGGCGACGACCAGCGCACTTACCGTATCTCGCTGCCGCTCTCGTCACTGGTGGCGATCCAGACCAGCCTCGACAGCTTCCTCGCGGTCGAAAAGTACCTGCTGCAGAAACAGGGCGTGTTCCCGAACACAGTCGTGCGCGGGCCGCGCGGCTACCAGCTCGATGAGGAAACCCGACAGGAGGTCGATCGACTGTTCGATCTGCTCACCGCTTCGGTCTACGACATGGCAGGGGAGTCGGCATGA
- a CDS encoding prepilin-type N-terminal cleavage/methylation domain-containing protein translates to MRREKGFTLIELLVVISITSLLIAILLPALSAARRSAQAIECMSKLRQIGIGMQVYSFDHDDYFPPARFEYLGTTNYYWAHMLDRREYFPAGADWENHLCPQAPNKGRTGLFGFPGWNWWFTSYGYNIHYVGGSYFESGVSNDTPAKTMQIRNPSTTLVLADASSANATGYFADEYTGYNHIWSTSTIANSGRPDPRHSDAANIAWADGHASAVKSPTGQWQGLYEEGVLGNPNYAGNAWDRN, encoded by the coding sequence ATGCGTCGAGAAAAGGGTTTTACGCTGATCGAATTGCTGGTGGTTATTAGTATTACCTCGCTATTAATCGCAATTCTCTTGCCGGCGCTGAGCGCCGCACGGAGGTCGGCGCAGGCGATCGAGTGCATGAGTAAGCTGCGGCAAATTGGGATAGGCATGCAAGTCTACAGTTTTGACCATGATGACTATTTTCCTCCGGCTCGATTCGAGTATCTCGGGACTACCAACTATTACTGGGCGCACATGCTCGATCGCCGTGAGTATTTCCCTGCCGGCGCAGACTGGGAAAATCACCTGTGCCCTCAAGCTCCGAACAAGGGGAGGACAGGTCTATTCGGCTTCCCCGGCTGGAACTGGTGGTTTACTTCCTACGGGTACAACATCCACTACGTCGGCGGATCCTACTTTGAGTCTGGAGTGAGTAATGACACGCCGGCAAAAACGATGCAAATTCGAAATCCGTCAACGACGTTGGTGCTTGCCGATGCGTCCAGTGCGAATGCTACCGGATACTTTGCCGACGAATACACGGGTTACAATCACATCTGGTCGACTTCCACGATCGCCAATTCCGGCCGACCGGATCCACGTCATAGCGACGCGGCGAACATCGCGTGGGCGGACGGGCACGCCAGTGCCGTGAAATCCCCCACAGGTCAGTGGCAAGGCCTGTATGAAGAAGGTGTGCTTGGGAACCCAAACTATGCTGGCAACGCTTGGGACCGAAACTAG
- a CDS encoding transposase, with protein MSQQTVGQLTFEFLPHSPVVVQSHSGQISTDAGLLPIRQFDQRWCYTQRLAACLKQVAQPLMDKAQRRYDHTGVKQRLFMRFRYAAESWPHERTVIAKAECHAGGTNLRFVITSLDVPGKRQVRQTYDDYVQRGESEQRMDELKNGLHADRLSCHRFKANFLRLLLHTAAFNLLNALRDHAGLPTLLRRAQPGTWRSHVIKVAATIVQTTRRVLVSLAAQWPFAHLNHAVSRRALQSLPAP; from the coding sequence ATGTCGCAGCAGACTGTCGGTCAGTTGACCTTTGAGTTTCTCCCACATTCGCCGGTCGTTGTCCAGTCGCATTCAGGGCAGATCAGCACCGATGCCGGGCTGCTGCCCATTCGCCAGTTCGATCAGCGCTGGTGTTATACGCAGCGCCTTGCGGCGTGCCTGAAGCAGGTCGCTCAGCCGTTGATGGATAAGGCGCAACGCCGCTACGACCACACGGGCGTGAAGCAGCGTCTGTTCATGCGCTTCCGCTACGCCGCGGAGAGTTGGCCGCACGAACGCACCGTGATCGCCAAGGCCGAGTGCCACGCCGGCGGCACGAACCTGCGATTCGTGATCACCAGCCTCGACGTGCCGGGCAAACGTCAGGTGCGGCAGACCTATGACGATTACGTGCAGCGCGGCGAGAGCGAGCAGCGGATGGACGAACTGAAAAACGGCCTGCATGCCGACCGCCTGAGTTGCCATCGCTTCAAGGCCAACTTCCTGCGACTGCTGCTGCACACCGCCGCGTTCAATCTGCTCAACGCGTTGCGTGATCACGCCGGCTTGCCGACGCTGCTGCGTCGCGCTCAGCCGGGCACGTGGCGAAGCCATGTGATCAAGGTGGCTGCGACGATCGTGCAGACGACGCGCCGGGTGTTGGTGTCGTTGGCGGCGCAGTGGCCGTTCGCCCATCTCAATCACGCGGTGTCCCGCCGTGCGTTGCAGAGCCTGCCGGCTCCCTGA
- a CDS encoding LacI family DNA-binding transcriptional regulator — MPPTRTQIAKRSNVSVSLVSRVLNGDPTLRVREETRNRIVAVYNEMGGGGDPGEASEAEQEPRRISQRLAHNIVLPMDRAFENLSKPLFTSTVAVLVQNLQAELQKAGFRLSVVFFDPHRRRQWFKELLGAKNYGDGLLLLGGVLNDEFARLLIRSGYPHVSIDSRDEQRGAHTVMVHSLGGMRLAVQHLRELGHQRIGFLGPREAPRLPQFTMAMCEAHMPIEEAWHCFAPGYDVAMSEDDWRTIGRDVMGHCIDGRVARDVGHATAFICHNDRLALGAVDALRQRGLEPGKDLSLVGYDNMEDRIHEAAPAVPILSTIDNPMDLVGQICARRLINQIVHGQHDVVHEYVPTKLIVRQTTGICVESQSHMMVAR, encoded by the coding sequence ATGCCCCCTACACGAACCCAAATCGCAAAGCGGTCGAACGTCTCCGTCTCGCTGGTTTCGCGTGTCTTGAATGGTGATCCGACGCTGCGAGTGCGGGAAGAAACCCGCAACCGCATCGTGGCGGTTTACAACGAAATGGGGGGGGGGGGAGACCCCGGGGAGGCAAGCGAAGCTGAGCAGGAACCGCGTCGAATTTCGCAGCGGCTGGCGCACAACATCGTATTGCCGATGGATCGGGCTTTCGAAAATCTGTCAAAGCCGCTGTTTACCAGCACGGTAGCCGTGCTCGTGCAGAATCTGCAGGCGGAACTTCAAAAGGCAGGCTTTCGCTTGAGCGTTGTCTTCTTCGATCCACACCGTCGTCGCCAATGGTTTAAAGAGCTGTTGGGTGCGAAAAACTACGGGGATGGCCTGTTGCTGCTGGGTGGCGTCCTGAATGACGAGTTTGCTCGGTTGCTCATCCGGAGCGGTTACCCACACGTCAGTATCGACTCTCGTGACGAGCAGCGAGGGGCTCATACGGTCATGGTGCATAGCCTTGGCGGAATGAGGCTTGCCGTTCAACATCTGCGCGAGTTGGGGCATCAGCGCATTGGCTTTTTGGGGCCTCGGGAAGCCCCGCGGTTACCCCAGTTTACCATGGCAATGTGTGAAGCCCATATGCCGATAGAAGAGGCCTGGCATTGTTTTGCTCCTGGTTACGATGTGGCGATGTCGGAAGATGATTGGCGAACGATCGGCCGGGATGTCATGGGGCATTGCATTGACGGTCGAGTCGCACGGGACGTCGGGCATGCGACGGCATTCATCTGCCACAACGACCGTCTTGCCTTGGGGGCGGTTGATGCGCTGCGGCAGCGCGGCTTGGAGCCGGGCAAGGATCTGTCTCTAGTCGGCTACGACAATATGGAAGATCGCATTCACGAAGCAGCGCCGGCTGTGCCGATTTTGAGCACGATCGACAATCCGATGGACCTTGTCGGGCAGATTTGCGCGCGTCGTCTGATCAACCAGATCGTACATGGCCAGCACGATGTCGTTCATGAGTATGTTCCTACAAAGCTGATCGTTCGCCAGACAACGGGGATATGCGTTGAATCGCAATCACACATGATGGTTGCGAGGTAA
- a CDS encoding PadR family transcriptional regulator, with protein MKIERELMRGAGPVAVLKLLASSEKYGYELVRLLDQRSDGVLAMGQSTLYPMLYNLEAKGLIASRVQQVDSSRPRRYYRLTAKGKKQLARDTAQWEALSTAMGKLGITGA; from the coding sequence ATGAAAATCGAACGCGAACTCATGCGAGGGGCCGGGCCGGTGGCGGTGCTCAAGTTGCTGGCCAGTAGCGAAAAGTACGGCTACGAACTGGTCCGCCTGCTCGATCAACGGTCCGACGGCGTGCTTGCCATGGGGCAGAGCACCCTCTACCCCATGCTCTACAACCTCGAAGCCAAGGGACTGATCGCCTCGCGCGTGCAGCAGGTCGATAGCAGCCGGCCTCGCCGGTACTACCGCCTGACCGCGAAGGGCAAGAAGCAACTGGCCCGCGATACGGCCCAATGGGAAGCGTTGTCGACGGCCATGGGCAAACTCGGCATTACGGGAGCGTGA
- a CDS encoding amidohydrolase family protein — translation MIIDVHSHAWQYPRHFNDDFREQARQARNGEEVDLTVQYEAYAAAAPAETRNIVFGGKARLSGLWVDDDYVADYVARHPDRVLGYLSVDPTQDGYEKDMRRGHEELGLCGIKLLPMYAGFEPQDDRLDPLWRYAARHRLPVLLHTGTTFIRQAPLHCTLPRHIDAVARRHPDVTIVMAHLGHPYEGECVAVIRKHPNVYADISALHYRLYQLYNSLMLVQEYGVWNKLLFGSDYPFTTVNASIEGLRHLNDMVEGTSLPRLDEKQIEALIHRDSLHLLGLADKLRSASA, via the coding sequence ATGATCATTGACGTGCACAGCCACGCGTGGCAGTACCCGCGCCATTTCAATGATGACTTCCGCGAGCAGGCCCGCCAGGCACGCAACGGTGAGGAAGTCGACCTGACCGTGCAGTACGAGGCCTACGCCGCCGCTGCACCCGCCGAGACGCGCAACATCGTGTTTGGGGGCAAGGCGCGATTGTCCGGCCTGTGGGTCGACGACGACTATGTCGCCGACTACGTCGCCCGCCACCCCGACCGCGTGCTCGGCTACCTCTCCGTCGATCCCACGCAGGATGGCTACGAAAAAGACATGCGACGCGGCCATGAGGAGCTGGGCCTTTGTGGCATCAAGCTGTTGCCGATGTACGCCGGCTTCGAGCCGCAGGACGATCGGCTCGACCCGCTGTGGCGATACGCCGCCCGTCATCGCCTGCCCGTGTTGTTGCACACGGGCACGACCTTCATCCGGCAGGCGCCGCTGCATTGCACCTTGCCCCGGCACATCGATGCCGTGGCCCGACGCCATCCCGACGTGACGATTGTCATGGCTCACCTGGGCCACCCGTACGAAGGCGAGTGCGTGGCTGTGATTCGCAAGCATCCCAATGTCTATGCCGACATCAGCGCCCTGCACTACCGCCTCTATCAGCTTTACAACAGCCTGATGCTGGTACAGGAGTACGGTGTGTGGAACAAGCTCCTGTTCGGCAGCGACTATCCTTTCACCACCGTCAACGCGTCAATTGAGGGCCTGCGACACCTCAACGACATGGTCGAGGGCACGTCTCTGCCTCGGCTGGACGAAAAGCAGATCGAAGCGCTGATCCATCGCGACAGCCTGCATCTGCTGGGCCTGGCGGACAAACTGCGTTCAGCATCCGCGTAA